From one Asterias amurensis chromosome 10, ASM3211899v1 genomic stretch:
- the LOC139942701 gene encoding monocarboxylate transporter 12-like, which produces MAHGCLESVSNSLKETIRDGGIHGWIAVLGVFTCFVARVGVTKGLGMMLPTLQEQFVTSTWLIGWMVAFVSSGGAFSGILATPLKERFGARTVVTVSGIVAGISMISASFLSSLYAITFLLTVSGAAIGITYIISKHLVGSFFTKSLTTAYGLGFMGSSFAFIAVVPLIQLFLDIYGWRGTMLLLGALLLHIAVCGALMKPPAASGSREGYEAALTYEEQETGEDKRAPNNHCGCFNKVYLFTRDTFQRGLFSSTSFWFIVCISTVRLITYCAWLVYYVQYTTVYKGFTMEDASHFIVAYGIGKAVACLMIAPIIQQVQFVSKYTWLAIAVLILAIYYAVDPWLMSYWPITGNACIFGIAFALTSILIDVVIKEIFGKEQLGHVLGWMGFMTGLSLILLLYFPGLIYDLTGDYTVAFSLMAGAQLLSVAAVFWLHWRHKGKKSFR; this is translated from the exons ATGGCGCATGGCTGCTTGGAGAGCGTTTCGAACTCTTTAAAGGAAACCATACGAGATGGCGGTATTCATGGTTGGATTGCTGTGTTGGGTGTATTTACGTGTTTTGTAGCAAGGGTTGGTGTGACCAAAGGTCTGGGTATGATGTTACCCACCCTACAGGAACAGTTCGTCACTTCGACGTGGTTAATTGGCTGGATGGTTGCTTTTGTTTCGTCTGGTGGGGCGTTCTCGG GGATATTAGCAACGCCACTAAAGGAGAGATTTGGCGCCAGGACTGTGGTGACAGTGAGTGGAATAGTTGCTGGTATCTCTATGATAAGTGCGTCATTCCTATCCAGTCTGTACGCAATCACCTTCCTCCTTACTGTTTCAG GAGCAGCAATTGGCATCACTTACATAATATCGAAGCATCTGGTTGGAAGTTTCTTTACCAAATCACTCACAACAGCCTACGGCTTGGGGTTCATGGGCTCCTCCTTTGCCTTCATTGCTGTTGTGCCATTGATACAGCTTTTCCTAGATATATACGGCTGGAGAGGAACAATGCTACTACTTGGAGCATTATTATTACATATCGCTGTTTGTGGAGCTCTGATGAAACCACCTGCAGCTAGTGGGAGTCGAGAAGGTTACGAAGCAGCTCTCACATACGAGGAGCAAGAGACCGGAGAAGACAAAAGGGCACCAAACAACCACTGTGGCTGTTTTAACAAAGTATACTTATTCACTCGTGATACATTCCAGCGTGGTTTGTTCTCATCCACATcattttggtttattgtatgTATATCAACTGTTCGACTAATCACTTACTGTGCTTGGTTAGTCTACTATGTGCAGTATACTACTGTGTATAAAGGATTCACAATGGAAGACGCGTCGCATTTCATCGTTGCTTATGGAATTGGAAAAGCAGTAGCCTGCCTTATGATCGCCCCTATAATTCAGCAAGTGCAATTTGTCAGCAAATACACCTGGCTGGCTATAGCTGTACTTATACTTGCCATTTACTATGCTGTCGACCCATGGTTGATGTCTTACTGGCCAATTACTGGAAATGCTTGTATCTTTGGAATTGCTTTTGCATTGACTTCCATACTCATAGATGTTGTCATAAAGGAAATATTTGGTAAAGAACAGCTGGGCCATGTTCTTGGCTGGATGGGATTTATGACTGGTTTGTCCTTAATCCTTCTCCTATATTTCCCAG GATTGATATACGACTTAACTGGAGACTACACCGTTGCCTTCAGTCTAATGGCTGGTGCACAATTACTGAGTGTTGCTGCTGTATTTTGGTTACACTGGAGGCATAAAGGAAAGAAGAGTTTTCGATAA